Genomic DNA from Cucumis melo cultivar AY chromosome 10, USDA_Cmelo_AY_1.0, whole genome shotgun sequence:
TCAGCAAACGAGAGAAATATGCCAACCACAAATCAATAACACAATTAAAACACTCATAGATGATGGAACTGCTTAAAACTGAaactcaaacaaaaaaaaaaactatttttaaatacttGGCATATAGATTTCAAATTTAAGTTGTATTCTTTTTAGTTTATGAAGATGATTATTTCCAGATCCATTACCAAATGAAACTGAATTGAAACAAAAACATGACAGACATAATTGTTCAGTGATAAGATTTCATACCATGTGATTCATTTTAAGTTCTATCTGAGAACTAAGATAATAGTTCGAACTTCGTAATAGTTGTATTGGTTGAAGGGTTAAAGTGAAGGAATTTTCAACACTGTCACCGATACTTCTCCCCGCAAGAGCAGGAATTGCACGAACTAAGATGGTAAGCTGATGAAACAGAGGCTTGGATGAACAAAAATAGCGGATCCTTCTTGAAGAAATATAGTCGTACTCCAGCAGAGCTAAACTGCAAAATTAATCAACATCATTCCCGTACAGATTTTTTTGATCTACAATCAAGTTTAGACAGATGCCAAGAATTATTACATATTGGTTATGTGTGAAAATACATCCCTCTGTACTATCACACTCACGCATTTAAGAAGCTAAGATAATTGGTTTATTTTCAAAAACGGATCATTCTTTTAAAAGTGCAGCTGTTAAATCATTTTTTGGATGCACAAATGCTCATGATTTTCACCAGCATGGGATCCTAGGATAGAGTGCTAGTCAAGTGGCTTcagaaatattaaataaatatcacTGAAGCATATATGCAAAGAAGCACAAATATTTTACTTAATCACCAACGTAGTACAGTAAACAGCAGATATGTTTTGTGATATTTATCTAAAAATCAGAGAAGTACAAGTTGTAATGATCCTCGAGAATGTGAATTCCAGTGATCACTAATCAAGGCAAAAATCTTAGAAACAAAATCATATATCCAGTACATTCTGCCATCAAAGGAAGCTACTCTTTCCAAGATTAAACCCTTAAGAATGTGAGCAACCTAACGAGTTCCAGATAAGTCAgcaagaaaatgaaaagtaaataTCGAACACATTGTGAGAACATGAAATGGAACCCATGAAAATGAACTTGCATACTCAACAAGAAAACACAGGTTTAATAAATAGACAATGTCCATTGCTATATATAGAAATGGTTGCCTGGCTTGAGAACAGATATTCTTCTAGTATTAATCAAGTAATGTTTTCAGTTGAAGTCTTGAAGATAGAGAACCAGAAGTCACCGTTAAAGAATATAAAACAACAAGACAAAAGCAAACCAATGCTTTACGACTGATCTAACTTCCCCACATGTTCTTTTCCACCAAGAACTGGTAAGAATGTAGTACAAATAAAACAAACGATGGAAGTCACCTAATCGTACAAATAAGGAACTTCACCCAAATCTAACTTTTAAAGGAAAATGCACTTCTTGCCTTGCTTTCAGTTTTTGGTGTAGGCAGGAAGTAAATTAGCTCCCGCTTTCATAGTAGCTTCTTCGAAGCTTTTTAGTCCTACCGTGAACCTTTTTCTAGTCCAGTTCAGTTCAAGGAGAATCAAATCTTTGCATATGCAACTCCCCCACGATAGAAAATGGAACAGATAAACAATTTCCTGAATGAATTTAGTAACCGGAAAATCACAATTCGCATAAAAATTACCGCATTCAGACCTAAAGATGACAAAACCTCGTTTTCTGAAAACATCCAACCCCCTTTTTATCAAATTGGTTGTAGAGCGTATTAAACCAAATGTTAGTACCGCCGCTAAATAAAAACGCCACAAAATATTAGTACATTTGTTCTCCATTAGCAAATACGAGCACTATCAGAAAAACAAGTGCGGAATGGAAATTCTCAACAAGAACGACTCGCAATCGAATGAATATCGAACTGTCAAGGTCCAATCTATAGGAATTTACAAGTCCAAAagtagaaagaaaagaaatatggagCAAAGAGCAAAGTAAACGACGGAGTATGGAAATAGAATTCCCTAACCACCCAGCAGAATCTGGAAAAACCACACAAAAAAAAGGGAATCCAAAATCACCCGGCAACGATCATGAAGACGAAGATTGACGGTAAAAATATTTGGTAAAGCGCGTTCTGCAAATGAAAAAGTTCAAACGAAATCAAAACACCGAAACACTAAGTCAATAATTTGTTTAACTAATTTTGGGAAGGGGCCGCGCGAACGCAGGCCCCCGCTGCCACAAATTATGACGTAGGCTCTGCCACTTTGGGCAGACCTTAGGCGGGCACCCCTCCTAAAGTGCAATGGAGATCACCAACCTAGGCCATGAGCCTTCCTGATCGCCCATTGACCCCGTCCAGGTAAGTATGTTTCAAAGGTTGAACTTCCTTCATTTATATACTGCTTCTAACTTCTGCTCTTCAATCGTTTTTCCGATGTGGGACGATCTTAATACAGGCTTCCGTTCAACCCATAAATGGGCTGTTGGACTTTCTCCTTGTGAAGAGCCGAATGGGCTCTTAGAGTTGTATCAAGAAATTTAAAGgcatatttttttttcctttctattaTTGTTTTCTAATTCGTGTTACTGATATTGTTTCAATAAACatattttcatttgttttttaacTGACGTAATATTTCTATAACAATTTTTTCTTGGTCTTTTTAGTTTGCCATTTTGATCCTTTTATCTGCTATCAATATTGAGAAACTTTCCAAATTTAAGAATATTTCCT
This window encodes:
- the LOC107990804 gene encoding uncharacterized protein LOC107990804 — protein: MIVAGLALLEYDYISSRRIRYFCSSKPLFHQLTILVRAIPALAGRSIGDSVENSFTLTLQPIQLLRSSNYYLSSQIELKMNHMFVNVYAPKYGTGGKFWEIAHSCMIFLYYSCMVSLWEYTH